From Parasphaerochaeta coccoides DSM 17374, a single genomic window includes:
- the aspS gene encoding aspartate--tRNA ligase, with protein MAEEFFNKRTVTCGQLTAADNGRKVVLNGWVHRDRNHGALHFINLRDRYGITQVVVDDDASPELSATAASLRMEFCVAVEGIVRLRPDSMVNKDMHTGEVEVKAIRIDILSTCPALPFMIDEETDAKEDTRLTYRYLDLRSGGMQKRIRLRHEFVKAIRQYLYTTNFYEIETPTLIKSTPEGARDFLVPSRLYPGKFYALPQSPQLLKQILMVSGFDRYFQIARCYRDEDARGDRQLEFTQLDMEMSFVTRDDVLELIEKLFGYVFDKVMNYRLPVKFRRLTYHDSMNTYGNDKPDLRFDLPIVDIGLLATKTNFDAFTGALAAGGVVKALRVPAQEGVSFSRKFIDGLAEAAAVYGARNLGWIKVGDDGTFTGGVSKFFAGLEDELSASLEAKPGDLLLFIAHPQWKKACTSMGAIRSKLGKDLGLIRPGFEFCWIIDFPLFEFNEETEHWEAAHHMFSMPQTEYISTLESDPGSVKGDLYDLVLNGYEVASGSIRIHDVELQKRIFRICNFSDEEAEKRFGFLLDAFRYGAPPHGGIAPGIDRMVMIMAEQTSIKEVIAFPKNTAAISPMDDSPSEVDGKQLDELHLIIKKQATV; from the coding sequence ATGGCAGAGGAATTTTTCAACAAACGTACCGTGACATGCGGTCAGCTGACTGCCGCCGACAATGGCAGGAAAGTCGTATTGAACGGCTGGGTTCACCGTGACCGTAATCATGGAGCGCTTCATTTCATCAATCTCCGCGACCGCTATGGCATAACGCAGGTCGTCGTGGATGATGACGCATCCCCTGAACTCAGCGCGACGGCAGCTTCCCTGCGGATGGAATTCTGCGTAGCTGTCGAAGGTATCGTCCGCCTGCGTCCTGATTCCATGGTGAACAAGGACATGCATACCGGCGAAGTCGAGGTCAAGGCTATCCGCATCGACATCCTTTCTACATGTCCCGCGCTCCCCTTCATGATTGATGAGGAAACCGATGCCAAGGAAGACACCCGCCTGACCTACCGCTATCTTGACCTGCGCAGCGGAGGCATGCAGAAACGCATCCGCCTCAGACATGAGTTCGTCAAGGCAATCCGCCAATATCTCTATACCACAAATTTCTATGAAATCGAGACGCCTACTTTAATCAAATCCACGCCGGAAGGAGCCCGTGACTTCCTGGTTCCCAGCCGGCTCTATCCCGGCAAGTTCTACGCCTTGCCGCAAAGCCCCCAGCTTCTCAAGCAGATACTCATGGTAAGTGGCTTTGACAGGTATTTCCAGATAGCACGCTGCTACCGGGATGAGGATGCCCGCGGCGACCGTCAGCTTGAGTTCACCCAGCTTGACATGGAAATGAGCTTTGTCACACGAGATGATGTCCTGGAACTTATTGAAAAGCTCTTTGGATATGTCTTTGACAAGGTTATGAACTATCGTTTGCCTGTCAAGTTCAGACGTCTCACCTATCATGATTCCATGAACACGTATGGCAACGACAAGCCGGATTTACGTTTTGACCTTCCAATCGTCGATATCGGACTTCTGGCTACGAAAACAAACTTTGACGCTTTCACAGGAGCCTTGGCTGCCGGAGGTGTCGTAAAAGCTCTCCGTGTCCCTGCGCAGGAAGGGGTATCATTCTCCCGCAAGTTCATTGACGGATTGGCGGAAGCTGCCGCAGTCTACGGCGCCCGCAACCTTGGCTGGATTAAAGTTGGGGATGACGGGACATTCACCGGTGGGGTGAGCAAGTTCTTCGCTGGCCTTGAGGACGAACTTTCCGCATCCCTTGAAGCCAAACCGGGTGACCTGCTCCTGTTCATAGCTCATCCCCAGTGGAAGAAAGCCTGCACGTCGATGGGAGCCATCCGCTCCAAGCTCGGCAAGGATCTTGGTTTGATACGTCCCGGCTTCGAGTTCTGCTGGATTATCGATTTCCCCCTCTTTGAGTTCAATGAGGAAACCGAACACTGGGAAGCTGCCCATCATATGTTCAGCATGCCCCAGACGGAATATATCTCCACCCTGGAGTCTGATCCGGGTAGTGTGAAGGGAGATTTGTACGACCTTGTCCTCAACGGCTATGAGGTTGCCAGCGGTTCAATCCGTATCCATGATGTCGAGCTACAGAAGCGCATCTTCCGCATCTGTAATTTCTCCGACGAGGAAGCGGAAAAACGATTCGGTTTCTTGCTCGATGCTTTCCGTTATGGTGCGCCTCCTCATGGAGGCATCGCTCCAGGCATCGATCGTATGGTCATGATCATGGCGGAACAAACATCCATCAAGGAGGTCATCGCTTTCCCAAAGAATACGGCGGCCATATCACCTATGGACGACAGCCCTTCTGAAGTGGACGGAAAGCAACTGGATGAGTTACATTTAATCATAAAGAAACAAGCCACGGTCTGA